A stretch of DNA from Sander lucioperca isolate FBNREF2018 chromosome 8, SLUC_FBN_1.2, whole genome shotgun sequence:
CAACAACACCACATCCAGCAGTAGACAGACATACCGCATGAGAAACTGAAGCACATCTTTGTCTAATGGCTGAAAACAGAGAGAAGAATACATTCATTTAACTTTCTGTTGTCAAAACATTCTTGAACAACAACAATGTGGCTGTACTCATTAACAACTAAGTTGTTAAGACTTAACTTTCTACTAAAGAATTAGGATCACACCTCCTTCATATGCCCTCATCAGTTGTTTAATCAAGTATTGGCACAGGGGTGCAATCCAGGAATATcagcataaataaataataggcTAAGTATAGCCTACACACGATAACAAGATTTTGGACCTGCAATGATTGACTACTGATCAATAACCCTAGATGTCTACTGTCACTTTATCAGATTcctaaaatatatttacattagGCTACGTTCCGTTTCTGTTTTGTTCGATTATACCCGGTTTCGCTGCTGAGATTGGTAACACGCCGAACTCCATTTAAAATTGTGTCGATTTAATGTTGTCTTGCTTATATGATAACATATAGCTCTGGTAACATATTTTCTCACCGTTAACATGTAACTCGCTTTAATTCGGCATATCGTTACATTTACACACTTTCTAATACATATATGCTCAAGACAGGATTTGTGTCTGGTTTTCcacaaaaaagttaaattaccttttaaaatgattgCTAAATTATTTAAATAGAACGTACTCCTACTccctcattaaaaaaaaaatatgatattCAGGATCAGTCATATCTCAGTATGATTTCTGCTTCACTCACCCTCCAGTCTCGGCTCCTGAATCCACGCAGTCATCTTCTGCTGAGGTTTTCTCCATCTCAAAGGGTCGGCTGAACAGCAGTTAGCGGCATTGTTTCAAAGTCCCAAGGTAACGAATAAGACAGGGGCATTTAAAAACACGGTACGGTTTAGATAAGACAGTTACATGAACGAGCAGGGAGTCTGAATGAGCCGGTTTCTAACTCCTGACATGCAATAACAAGCTGTCTGGTTTACTAGTTGGAGCAACAGGCGACTGACTCCGTTCTCTGCGTCAGCTGCGCTCTGTGGTGATGCCTTCTAGAGCAGTCGGAAATCTGACTACTAAAAGTGGCGCGCACATGCGCGAGAGTGGTAGGCCTAAATCAGAATGTGGGaggttgatttttattttaaaataataataaaaaagactcagtcaatacatattttttaataatgagatgggtcaaaatgttaaataaaaacatatgatATAGTCagatatagttttttttttatatatatatatatatttgttaatAATTGATTGACTTGCCTtatgtatttttagtttttttagtttagtttagtttttacttatgttaagtattttttatttttgttcttttaaaatgaaatcttaaaaaaaaattgtgtccGAAAAGCTTCATAGTGATCAGACGTTTAGATGACAgatatatttattgtattagAGCCAAAGGATAGCCTAGCATACTAGTAAGAATAAAAATGGTTACCCTTAAGTGtagataaattaaaaaaaaataataattataaaacaaaaacaacgaagtgatatttgtgttattttctagtagtagcctatatttcaTTCTTACTAGAAAAAGAGCTTTAGGGATAGTGACTAACCAATGAGTTTGCCAAATGTTTCTTTTCCAACTGTTATAAAAAAGCTCCCAGTATTCATGAGATGGGGCTAGTTTAGTGCGACTGTTTTGCGTTGGATGTTGCGTTTTTCGAGCAGCACGTGAAGGTAACATTAACAAGTGTGCTACTTTGGCTCCATCAACAGGGTGAATGAGGTAATGCAGCATGTATTCCACCAGAACTTAAACCAGGCAGGCCAAGCAGTCATCAAATATCTAAACGGCAAACAATGCGTGTTGTATAAACTATGGCTTCCTAATCATTGGCTTATTAaattagattattattctacctttgtacaacacaaaaaaaaaaatatactatGTAAATTAGCAGTCTTATAATGCCATGAAAAGTGTGTTACTTTGTTTAGATTACAGCTTGTGTACAATTGTGTGCTGCAAGTGTACAAACAAgtgatagaaataaaaaaattatgaatGAACACAATGGATGAAATTATATTGATGGTATGTTATAGAGCTAATAGACTAAAATAATATACTGTAGCCTAACGATGTCTTTGTAAACATTCCTTAGAAGATAAATTAAGAATCccctttgttatttttattacagTTGGAGTGTTGAAGAAGAGAAAATggcattattattcattataatgtattattataattataattataattataattataattataattataattataattataattattattattattattataataataataataattattattattataattattattatcatcatcatcaccatcattactattgttattattattattattatacttttttttgcagaaaatatGGAGAGACAACGACATGACATTGGAAATCATGACATCATCTCCCCGCGCCACACAAAGCGCGCAGGCAGAGGTGGCGTGCACGTTGATGTTTTTATGAATTAGCTTAGCTAGCTGCAAGACggatcatcattatcatcatcgtCCGGATAGCTTGACTCAAATCAAAAATGTCTGTCACCGAGATGTTCAATTATATCCAGGGCTTTCTGAGCGCCGACCAGGACGTCAGAGAGGTATGAATGGACAGCCCGCTGCAAAGCTGCACACAATATTAGCTCTCAGAGACAGTTAGCTAGCGGACAACCGGAGCCAAATCATGTCAACACACATAATATATTTTTACCCCAGAAACCGCACTATAATAACAGAAGTCTTGTTTATTAGCCAACAGCGCCTCCAATGATTGAATACGATAACTAGCTAGCCGTCTAACGTTATTTTATACAGGTTGATAAAATAGGTGTGTCACTTTtcctaaaatataaattacattAACGTTACGCTCTGCTGCCTGTCATATTTTGTTCCACGTGCTTTAAATTGCGCCCGGTTTCTCCGAGAATGGTAACACGCAACTTCATCTAAAATATGGTCGATTTAATTCTGCTCCTTATCTGACAAGTAAAGATGTAGCtctttatcatgtttttttttttttttttttttactgttaacgTAACGTTATGGCATTATTACTCGCTTTAAATCGGCCCATGAAAGTACACaatgttttgttaattaaaaATACGAAGTGGGCCTAATTTAAAAGAATAGCATTGCATTGACATGATTTGGACTTTATAGAAAAGGCGTCAATGGTCCATTACAAGTGGGGTTTCTATTGTTGACCTGACCCGTTAGGGGAGTTGGGTAGGTATCTGGTAATAGAAAAGACGTTATATTGGATTAAgacaaagggggaaaaaaaacacttgtacTTGGACTTTGTTTGTAGGATATCCGTAAGGTGGTCCAGACACTGGAGCAGACTGCCAGAGAAATACTAACCGTACTCCAAAGTGTCCACCAACCATCTGGATTCAAAGAAAGTGAGCAATTCACACAGTATACACTGTTTAGACTGGCACTGATGGAATGATGTTTGCCTCTCCAATTTAGACTTGTCAATTTTaaaattaatctttttttttctccttttagtTCCCAGTAAATGTGCAAAGGCACGGGAGTTGTTCTGCACAGTCAGGACACAAATTTGCAACCTCAAAACAAAATTTCCTGCGGAGCAGTATTACAGGTAGGAGCCACTTTAACAAAAGTTGCAGTTGGCAGATTCCTACACAATCTGGGCTGTGGTCACAACATCTACATCTTATAacttattccctgttatataCAGTTCTTAACgtatattatttcttttcttgtttgtcaagcaattctattatgtttacattcttgttttttcatagtcatagttaataattaataataagctattgcactgttcaatccctgcactgttcacttttgcactaccaccagtGCACACAGTCTACCATAGCACCTTTTAACTCTTTActtttctgtgagtgatttttatgtatgtgaaatatatgtgtctatgtgtgtttgttgtgttatggttgtctaagctactggatgcctacaTTTTCCCTCAGGATGAAAAAACTATCTAAAGTATCTATCAATCGATTGATCAATCGATCGATGATTGATTGGAAGGGTTGTCGTCCGAAAATTAACTTTATAGTTCATTCATACAAAGTTAATCTGTAGAAATGTGTATATGTATCTACCCAGAACTCCCTGGAAAGCAGATACTGTGTGGATTATTGTGGCCAAGTGAAGTGTTTTAGCTCTCATTCTCTGACCTGTTTGATCCTGCTTTAGGTTCCATGAACACTGGCGGTTTGTGCTGCAGCGCCTGGTTTTTTTAGCAGCCTTTGTTGTCTACCTGGAGAATGAAACTCTTGTGATTCGGGAGGAAGTGGCCAAGATACTCGGCAGTAGGTATCAGTTAatgtgttggtgtgtaactgTTACCAAGGAATGCaactttactctttttttttttttttcttctttttttctgccctCTTCACCCTACAGTTGAGGTGGTGCGAGAGAAAGGCTTTCACCTGGATGTAGAGGACTACCTGGCAGGTGTGCTGATCATGGCCAGTGAACTGGTAAGTCTATTGTTTGCTATCGTGTTACATCAAGAATATACTAAGGCAGACAGAAGGACACATTAGGGTTCCCCTGTGGCCTGGAGTTCTTCATGGGCCCCTATACGCTGTGCAATTTTGGGACTTAGCAGATTAAAGTTGGCAGTCATGAGAGAAACTTTAATTTGACTGCTGCTGTGACATAAGTCATAAATTTGTGCTGTTGTTTGTTCCTCCAGTCGCGGTTGGCGGTAAACAGCGTCACAGCAGGAGACTACACCCGGCCGCTCCGCATCTCCAACTTCATCAACGAGCTGGACTCTGGCTTCCGCCTGCTCAACCTGAAGAATGACCCGCTGCGGAAGCGTTACGACGGCCTCAAGTACGACGTGAAGAAGATCGAGGAGGTGGTTTACGACCTCTCCATCCGCGGGCTGGCCAAGGAGGGCGAGACTGTCGGGGACAAGTAGAGCGCGGAGGCTGCTGCGCCTTACCCCGTCTGGAAGGCAAGACCCAGGGATCTACCTGAGGCTCCAGCAGCTGAGGACAGCGTGTGCAAGTGTGCGCGCgggtatgagtgtgtgtttgtgcgaaTGCATGCATGAGAGGTGCTTTAGATGGATGGCAGCGTGCCAGAAGGGGGGGGACAGAGACGTTGGCAGAGTTTGACACCCTCGTTCAAAACCGAAGGTTCAGTTTGTGGAAATCTGTGTTCTCGGcttcatcttattcatcattattgTTTCACTGAGTCGGTTTTGCAACTGTTCCGTCTAATTTGCAACAGTCAACATGTTGTTATTATAAAATTACATTATATTGATGTTTAATTGGAGAAGTTGGGCGGAGATCGCTCAGAGTGGAGTGTTCCAGCCGCACACAGCTTCTGTTTTTTCtggctgtttgtgtgtatttgcaaaaaaaaaagtgaaatgtgTTCACCAGATACACCTGGTTGTATTTCTTAAGACTCAACGTGTTATTGCACCCAAACAGATCCAGGAGCCTCATTTATAAAGGAAATGGTTGACGCAAAATGATTGAACAaccaaatacattttacagcatTCTTACCAGATGAGAGAAGAAAAGCCTCTGTTTGGATTTTGATCATTATCCCCTAACCTGCATATacctagtttttattttttataaatgaggcttCAGGAGCGGTAGAGCcaaagaaatggaaaaaaaaatgcacttcACGTGGTATAAAGCTACTCTACAATTCCTTTTTTtcatgtaattttttttcaacagcaAGGAAACCTTGCAGAGCAGTGCCAATGAATACAGTATGTCTGggacattttaatgtttgtcgGGTGATTAAGCTTTCTCTGGAAATCCATGAGCGTACACGAAATAGTCAGAATATCATGTTCTGCATGTgatatgttttcctttttttctacttACAAACACGTCTTGACGGTTTCTttctattgttggcatccatgCTTCTTTTTTGCTTCTAGGCTGTAGTGGAGCTGGGTTGTATGTtctagaaaaaaacaaacacgttCACTCTTTCCATCCTGTGCTTTTTGTTTGCTGGAGTGATAAGTGCATTTCACTTGTACCGTATGTATTCCTGTCTTTGAATCAGTTGTCTTTAAAGATGCTTAAaattactgtaaatatatttCTACACTCGACCTTTCCAGCTTCATCAGACTTTACAAATGAGCATTTTGCACAGAAAAATACAACAAGCAAGGTCGTGTTTAAAATCTTTTAATATAATTCACAATATATTACATTGGGGAAATAATACATCAGGTCTTTAAAATGCAAatgaggaaacaaaagaaactaTTTTCAGCAGGCtttgtttttcgttttcttttttcattttgaaaggGTTCATCTGAAATGGCATCCTCCGACAGCACAGGAGTATTGGTGTGGAGTTGAGCAGCCCTGCTCTCCAAAACAGTGATTTGCTACCTTTATTAGTGCTACTTCATAGCAAACATAAAACAGTATCCGTCTTAAATAATGGTTTTGGTTTGATGACTGCGTTGTCTCGACCTGCTGAAATCAGCTTTGGTCAACTAGGTTCCTTCTGGTATGAAGAATTGTAAATAAACAAGACTGGGTAACATGTTTTACCAGTCGTTATActggaaaacattttattactgAATAATAAAGTgcattaaagaaaataaagccttcataaataaaaacacgCAAAAATAAGAGAGGATCAGGTTATCACATGAGCAGCCAGGGACTGTCAGAGGAATAATTACATGCCTGTAAATTGGTCTCAAGTGCCGACAGAGGGCAGTCTAGTCTGTCTGTCAGATCAATGCTACTGTGACAGGTTGCAAATATTTCAGTATGTTTTAGCGTAACAGTAATGACATACCAAGGCACAACAGCTCATCGCTAGGTCACATAACAAAGGTAAAACTGTCATGACGAGATGGTTGAGTCAGGTAAACAGGGTTTTCCAACCTTTATCCCAAAATTGCCATGTCCCCAGCAGTCGGAGAGATTTCATGTAATCATggcaacttaaaaataaaacatatctTTGCTTTATAGGGTAATGGGAAGAGGGTGGGATTATATAGGAATAGTGACATATTTCAAACCTATTTAATTGAGTTCTAATTACAAACGTacagtaatttatttaaaattgcCAAACATTTGCTTCTTCCAGTTTATCAAATGTTGCTTTTCCCTTTTCTGTATAATCGTTAATTAAACAACTTTGGGTTTTAGACTAttagtcaaacaaaacaaagcattgGAAGACTCTTCTTAGGGTCTTGGAATTTGAGATTGCCATTTTTCAATATGTCGGACATTATTAGATCAAATGATTAAATCAGATAAATCAATAATGCAAATAACTGCAGCCCTACAGCTACATCAAACATACACCTGTTCTGTCCCATGGCCCGGTCTGTGTGACCCTACATGGAGTCCTGAACACAAGGTTGAAAAACTCTGCAGTCAACACACAGTGGGGGAAACTGTAGTGTCCAAATTTACCTGTGTGACATGATGTTAACAGGAAACAGTTAAAGGAGACTGACTAGACTTGTCACAAACTGCTTTGATGGCACTAAAATGATCGTAACTCCAATTCCTTCGTGTCAGGATGATGGAGGGAAGCTTTAAGCCATAAACATGATTAGATTTGAGACTTTAATCTGCCACATCAAACTCAGTAACACCTGAACGCAGAACACCAAAGGGAATCTTGGAAAATTAAATGCATGTACAGTAGCTACTTAATTTGGAATTGGCAGAGATTATTGCTGTTATGTGAGTTCTCATTTAAACACAGTGATACAGGAGGTCTGCTCAGCCTGTCAGAGAGGCTCTGCTCAACTGCATCTCTGGCAGTGAAAGTTGCTGTACCGCCAACGTACAGTAGAGGGCGGCACACAGACAGTAGAGGGCAGTGACAACAAACAGAAACCACTGAACAAAGCTCTCGATCACATCTCCACCACTACATaccaaaaacaaatgtttcccTACCCACCGCCTTGTataaaaaattacattacaatttttctttttgcagtCAGCCATGTTCAGTCATGCTTTTTAACACACACTCCTTATTTACTGAAACACAGCTCTCTTTCTCCAAGAGCAAACAGTCTTTACAATCAAGGCTGACAAGCACAGCCCAAGTTTTTTGGTTGTCCAAGaatctgatattttctttcaatgttaacGACTTGAATCTTCACACACAACTTCATGACAGTATGGCGCACTTATAACTTTGTAAGAAAAAAGTGCTATATCTTCCGTTTACTTTGAGAACGATTTTTTACTGAAATCTAACATGTTTTAACAATGGCGTTACTCCAAAATGCTTCTTGTTGCCAGTTTAGTTTTGCAGTAGAAGGATTCAGGTTATTTACAGTGTAACAAAGGCGGGGGGGGGTGGTTAGTCTCAGGAGCGGGTCTGGTTTGTGTTGATCATGATATTGGGCAAAGCATTGCGTCTTTTCCTCCAGGTGCCCAAGTCTCGAGTGTATCTCTTAATCTGATGGAACCACTGCTGGGTGCGAGATTTGTCCGAGGCGcggaaaacaaaagactccCGCCGAATATCGAGCACCTCGAAGGTGTCCTCACAGTCCGGATCTGTCGACACCACACAGTTTCCCAGACGGATGGGCTCTCTCAGCACTGTGAACTTCCCGCTGCTCTTGTCCTTGATTATAACTAGCACTCCGTCTCTAATGCTGTCACCACCACCTTCTCCCTGATCCCCCCGTGCCCCCAGCTCGGTGCCCTGTCCTGGGGCTTCACCGGCTCGCTGTATCCTCACCATCAGCAGACTCTGGACATTTTGGAACTTGAGGGCCTTGGTGCCCTTCTTCACCCACTGACCATCTGCCGGCTGGGACAACTGGAGGGGTCCCTCCATGACAAATCGTGTGTTTTCTCTCGCCCAGCCCACTGTCTTCATCGACACCTCTCGCATCTCAATGTTGATGACCTCCCGGTTTTTGCGGCTGTCGCGGCGGAACGAGCGGAGGGACCAGGTGACGCCGTTGCCCTCCTGCTTGGTCTTCATGTTGATGTGCTCCAGATGGGATTCCACCCGGCTCTTGGCCTCACGGAGACGCGCGTAGTCGGGGTGGCATTCGGAAGTGACCTTAATGATGCGGCTCAGTAGAAGCGGGTATTTAGTGACACGCTGGAGGGGCGCCATGAGGAAGGAGCGCAAGTTCATACGACGCAGTGCTGTGTTGTCATTCTGGGAAACATCCAGGAAGATTCTAAAAAGACAGAACAAGAGAAAATGAAGTTGAAAACAGAGACATTCTGTGCATGTCCTGGGGAAACTCTTAAGAAGCTGATTAATGGGAATCACTGGACAGCCTGACTCATGGGTGAGCTGAAGTTCTGTCTAAAATATGAATCATTGCAGCTCTCCTCTCAAAATAGAACTTCTTCTGAATAAGTGATAAGCCGCTGTCTTCTCCATTAAGATTAATTATACATAACAGTCGTGGCAGGAACTAGAGAAAGCTCCCAGAGTAACttttccaacacacacacacacacacacacacacacacacaaagaatccTTATAAGCTACTTTGTGTGTACCTGAGCagctctttctccttctccagtGTGTTGAGCAAGTTGACCGAGGTGGACTGCTGCAGGCAGTAGGTCTGGAAGGCAGGCAGCATGTTGACGAACTCCAGAAAGATCTCTCCTATGTACACTGTGAGCAGATCCTCATCTCCCTGAGGTCAAACCACATGAGAGAATATGGTCAATGTGCAACTTATTTGTGTCTTATCAAGTCATTGTTgtccatattattattataattgtttttaaactttatttttctatattttttgcAAACATAATACAGACATTATCGCAGCGATGGATAGATACGTCAATAGAAAATTTACATTGGAGAAAGGCAAGTGAAATTGCATACGATTTAGTTGTAAACTTAACTTGTTATGGCCTTTTTACTTGCtgccatacattttttttaaaggtattgTTGTCCTTTATTGTGTCTAAAACATCTGCTGGGACAGTTAAATGTGTTCAGCCACCAAACATTATAAGAATGCCAACCCACAAGCATACACCAAGCTCAGCACAGCAGTAATTGGGGATTTTAGTCTCTATACAGGACAGGTCAATGCTGGGGTGGAGGAGGTAGGGCTTATGAAATGCTTTATGAACAGCAAGTGATTGCTGCAGTTACAGCAGACATTGGCTTTTAGGTAGGGaagggtaccgaattcaatactttttaggcaccgaccgaatagtgtgtgtgtgtgtgtgagagagagtgggtCACCTGGTCAAAGGCCTGGTCGATGCTGTCCTGCAGGTGTTCAGTGAAGCGGTCGTTGACGTCTATCAGCTCCTGAACGTTGCTAAACACCACAATGAGCTGCTCAGCGGTCAGCAGCCCAGCACTCTGCATGGGGCAGTAAAACTCCTCCTTGATGATCCGCAGGTCCTCGCCGTAGCTCGACTCTGTGTTCAGAAACTCCAGGATGGCTTCCTTGCGCTCGGTGCGCAGCTTGGAGCAACGTTCACACATGCGCTCTCCTCGCTCTTTGGAGGCCCCATCCCTCATTCCACAGTCTGGACAGGGTCTCTGGGCCTCCCAGGCTCTGAGAGAGGCAGATGGTCTCTTCCAGGTGCGGGACAGTCCCGGGCCAATGCCGCTGTCCACGCGTTCCACCTCGGCTCCCCGGTTTCTGCGGTAACGGCGAGGCTcgctgtcctcctcctcccgcTCATCACTGAGGCCTACCACTCCGCTGTCGACGCTCAGGCTGCTGATGGTGCTCCAGCGATGCTGCCCGGAGCGAGTCACACCCAGACCCGCCTGACGCTCCTCACCAGGGGGCTCTGAGCGACCACGAATTGCTGCTggagctggagagagagaggtggaggtgGTCAGATTCATTAGTGCTCATGATGTTTATGGATTTACtctatacagtatttgttattCACACTGTGTGCatggaggcacacacacacacacacacacacacacacacacacaatctataGCCTCCCTAATGGATGCCCATTTAATCTGGACTAGTCATTAATTACTGGTCATGTCAAAATGAAGAAACTGTTATAGATATCATCTTTCTCCAATAATTTGATCCCTAACCCTCCAGTCGAGGACTTAACCTTTGTCCCTATGCTTGTCAATACTATTGTGCATGCGTTTAAACCTAAACAGAGAGACTGTATGTGTTTGCTGAGACAAGgtttcaaatgttttattgaaaCACCTGGCTCATTAAACAGGTGCTATCTTAATTATGTATTAATGCACTGGATGATGATAATGTTTTGGTactaaggaaaaaaaaaactatttctggTGTGtatactgttttattttaagaGCAACAAGGTCATCATTAGCATATGCCAGCCATATTGACTGACATTCTGTGGCGTCAAAGAGCTTCTGTTGACAGGGAAGAGCACAGTATTAGCAGGGGAACTCTGGGGAGGTGAGGTGAGGACAGAGTGCAAAGGCCAACATATTCAGAGACAAGCATGACACTAAGTTGCAtgagagaaacaaaacaaatgcagcTCTTAACAGTcgtattttttttgaaaaatgcgAGGCATTGTAATGTCAGGCTCAGTCGGAGGTTCATTTACAATTGAGGGTGATTCACCTTCCCTAAAGATTAAATTTGGGATTAGatttgggggtggcagtagctcagtccgtagggactttggttgggaaccggagggtcgccggttcaagtcccagtacggaccaaaagtacagagtgtggattggtagctggagagatgccagttcacctcctgggcactgccaggtgctcttgagcaaggcaccgtacccctcCAACcactcagggcgctggtccagcactggcagcccactcactctgacatctctcaatttgtgcatgaataggtcctgagcatgtgtgtgtatttcaggcctgtgtgtagtgatttctaaataaattgtaatttccccactggggatcattAAAACAGTATAaggtagggagagagagacaggtagggagGAGGAACTAACAAAAAGATGCTAACGAGTTGGGTTATGGGAAATGTACCATCCAGTGTTTTTGTAGCTTGATCCACATTAGGGACTCAAAGTACAAAatatctctctctgctgctgtagtTTTGACCATACATCTGTCTTTTGCAAATCCCAAAAATTTTACGGAAGTGAAATACTAAATCACTGAAATactctattttattttttaaagattatttttggggcattttaggcctttattatatagaacagctgaagatgtgaaaggggagagagaaggggaatgacatgcagcaaaaggccacaggtcagagttgaacctgCAGCCAACAAGGACtaagcctttgtacatggggcgcacactctaccaggtgagctatgcAGGCGCCCCACTGAAAGACTCTTTTAAACCGATTTTCATGATGTTTGGTGAAAAGGTAGGCTCAAGGAATGATCAATGGCCTAATGAATCATTGATCAAGTGATAAACATGGGCATACCACTTATAAAGCACTGCTTCAGGACAAATATTTCAGGCCACACTGATAATTTTTACCTATACAGCTTGTCCACAACTgtgaattattttattttggtgcaTAAAACATTCGGCTAAACCAGAAAAGTATGTTGTTTTAGTACAATGAATACAATACAATGGATTACATACAGAAAACCGATCAAACACTGTGACAACAACAAAGTGACACAGTTGTCAACCATGTGTGTGTCATGTACTCACCGCTGTCTCTGTCGCGGTCTCTGCGATGGCCGTGGAGTCGGGCGGCTGCAGCGATCTTCATCTCCAGCTGTTTGCGCTTGGAGGCGTCGGCTGGCATGGGATCGCTGTAGTGGGGCCGGAGACGGCACTCACGCTGCGCCCTCACCGTCTCAGCCAGCTCATAGGCTGCGTCCGAGCTGGAGCGCCTGCAGCCCAGACTGGTGTGCTGCTGGTTGGAAGGACATGTGTGTCAATCAAACGGTCATGTTGCTATAGCAACAGATGAAGAAGGGCAAAACTCTCCGAGGAGATAAGGTGAAAATGAAGAGAGAAATCACAGCTTTTGGAGCTGTGTGAGGAGTTGTCATATCACCATGTTCACTGTCATGACATAATTACATAACAAATGTTGGTTATCTCTCTGATCCCAGCTTGTAGAACTGACAAGAATCCAAATTTCATACTGAGACGGAGCACTAATCGTCTGCCAAGTTTTGTAACGGAGTCTAAACACAACATGGCCACACACCCAGAAATCTGCTCTTATCACAACTTGAAACCACCCAGCCTTGAAGATAAGAGATGTCCCCCTAGTGACAATTCAAAGCATTTCCaagcttttttttgacataaagCAAGGAATTCCCCGACATACTGCAGCATTCTGCACCGACAAACAATCATCACGTGGCTTTTAAAAATCCTTTTAGGGTCTATCAAGCCCCAAAGAGTTGACCTAAGATGGAAAGTTCAAAGGTCATCGCTATGACACGCACCTCCTCACCCCAGATGAATCGTCCATATCCATTGCATTTGATGACATTGGCTTTACATGAAAGATTACCTCCACAAATGTTGACAGTTTTCTGAAAACTAACAGCTACACATTATGGAAAGGCTCAGGAAGGTT
This window harbors:
- the tsn gene encoding translin, whose protein sequence is MSVTEMFNYIQGFLSADQDVREDIRKVVQTLEQTAREILTVLQSVHQPSGFKEIPSKCAKARELFCTVRTQICNLKTKFPAEQYYRFHEHWRFVLQRLVFLAAFVVYLENETLVIREEVAKILGIEVVREKGFHLDVEDYLAGVLIMASELSRLAVNSVTAGDYTRPLRISNFINELDSGFRLLNLKNDPLRKRYDGLKYDVKKIEEVVYDLSIRGLAKEGETVGDK